The Oceaniferula marina region GGTCTTCAGTGTCTTGATATCGATCTCGCGCAGTTTGCCGCTGCGGTCCGGTCCGATGTTCAGGGAGAAGATATTGCCGTATTTGACGGCGCCCAGGTAATCTTGATAGATTTTGTCAGGGCTGGCTGCCTTGTGGTCGTTTTCCGGCAGCGAGTAGAACCATTGGGCACCACGCATTTTTTTTCGATTTTGCCCTTCCAGAATCGGGTAGGTGAATTCCGCAACCTTGAATGCGGAGTAGCTGGTTTTGTGGTGGTTTTTGCCGTGTGCCGCAGTTTTGTCCCCGATGGCGCCGGGGCGTCCACGTTCGCGCAGGTTGAGTCGGCCTGCGGTTTGGCCGGTGTTGAATCCACAGAACGTATTGGGCTGAAATTGATGAACCCACTTGACGGTGTCCTGGTGGCTCAAACCACCATCGTTGACTGCGTGGTCAAACCAGAAAAACTCAATGGGCCCGTAGTTGGTCAGCAGCTCCTTGAGCTGGGCTTTTTTGGCCTCGGGGTTGGGGACGGACTTATGGATGCCTTTATGTTTCGGGTTCCACGACCAGTCACCTTCGGAGTAATAGAGTGCGAGCTTCAGGCCGTGTTTGTCACAGGCTTTGCGTAGTTCCGCCAGAATGTCCCTGCCTTTGAGTGCCGGGGTGTTGGACACCTTGCGATCTGTGGTCTGGGTGTCCCAGAGGCAGAAACCGTCGTGGTGTTTGGTCAGAAAGAGGATGTAGCCCATGTTGGCATCCTTGGCGGCTTTGCACCATTGTTCGGGGTCGGCCCCGGTTGGATTGAAGAAGGAAATATCTTCCACGCCAGGGGTCCATTCGTAGCCGCTGAAGGTGGAGAAGGACCAGCAGACGAACATGCCCCACTTCATGTCCTTGATTTGTTGAGCCCGCACGGAGTCGTCGAGTTTGCTTGGATTCGTTTCCGAAGCAGATGCTGAGCAGAAAAGAAGGGCGGAAAGTAGACAGGTGATCGTTACCTTATTCATATCGCCGCTGAGACTAGCATTTCTTCCCTCGGCTTTCCATGGAGATTATTGTGTTGATTTTGTATTATATTGATACGCCGTGATCGGTGTGTGATTAAAGATTAAAAAATGCTGGGTGAGGTCGCCCATTTTCCGGTTTGTGTGAAGCTTCCTCCTTAATCGTGGCTTTCTTTTTAGAGATTCAGACCCTCATACCGCTGTCTCAGCTTGGCTTTGTATGTTGGGTTTTCCATGGCTTTGACATGGGTGTCTGGTGGGAGGTTTCCTCCTTTTGCTTTTCGGACGAGTTGGTCGCAGCGTTGGCGGTATTTTTCCAGAGTGCTTTGATATTTTGGATTCGGCGCCAGGTTGTGAGTTTCACCTGAATCTACTTTTAAGTTGAAGAGCTCCTCATAGATGGGTTTTTCTCCGCGTATGGATGCGACCAGTGACAGGATATGGTGTTGGTCTTTCTTTTTGTCAAAGTAACGGATGTATTTCCACTCGCTGCTGCGCACTGCTTCCATTCTCGGGTAGTTTTGACCCATGAACATGTTTTCGCAAAAGAAGTCCTGGCGCCAGGAATGGGAGTCTCCTTGCAGCAATGGTTTTAGGCTTCGTCCTTGCATTATTTCAGGGATGGGAAGACCGGCTAAGTCGAGGATGGTAGGAGCCAGGTCAACGCTGAGTGCGAGTTGTTCGACACGGGGTGCACGGTCTTTTTTGATGCGCGGGTCATAAACGATCAAGGGTATGTGCAGGGACTCTTCGTAGAGGAGCACCTTGCCGCCTAGCCCGTGTTCACCGTGTTGAAGACCGTGGTCTGAGGTGAAAATGATGATGGTATTGTCTGCAATACCCTGCTTTTCAAGAGTCGCCATGAGTTTGCCCACCAGTTGGTCGATGCCTGTGACCGTTTGGCAGGTGCGGACTTGGCGTTCCCGGAGGGTGTTTGGGGTTTGGACGTAGTTGTATTGGCTGATGTATTTGCCGTTGTAGACATGGCGTGGGATCCTTGGAACCCGGATGTCTTTCTTAGCGATGTAGGTGTCCGGTTGTGGCATCGCATGGATTTGATCCCGGTAGGCGCTTCGGTAAAGCGCAGGGTCGCTAGGTTTGAGTTTCATGCTGCCGGTTCCTGCTCCGTGAGGAAGGTTGAAGTTGACCTGCAGGGAAAATGGCCGGTTTTTTGGTCGGCTTTGCAAAAACGATTGGGTCTTGGCGAACTCGGGGTTGTGAGCAAAAAACTGATCGGTTCCCTGCTGGAGGATTTCAATCTGGGTATCCGCTTTGGCATGTCGGAAGATTTTGTGACGTTGCTTGGGGTAGAAGCCAAGGTGCCCGTGTCCACCGTACCAGAAGTCAAATTGACTATCCATGTGGCCGCTTTTGTATCCAGTTCCACGTTTGCTCGAACCAATGGGAACATGGTTTTTTCCGATATAACCACAGTAATATCCAGCTTGTTTCAGTAACATCGGGTAGGTCTGGGAAAAGGCCTTCTCCGTCATGGCAGAGTCGGAGCCAAAGGTCACACCGTGGCGGCGTTCATATTGCCCGCTCATGATGCTTGCCCGGCTGGGCGTGCATGCTGCGGAAGTGACAAAGCCATGGGTGAACAAGGTTCCTTTGGTTGCCAGTTTGTCCAGATTAGGCGTTTGGACGATCTGGTTCATACCCATGCATGCGAGGTAGTCGAGACGCATGTCATCAGCGAGAATCAGCACCACATTGGGTTGATTGCTGGACGTTTGTTCCGCAGCTGCGGAGTTCAGGCAGAGTAGAACTCCAAAAAGAGGCACAATCGATATCTTATACATAGGGCGGAGCATGCTTATTTGGTAAATCGGCGCATCCACTAGAGCGCTTTGTCGGGCAGAGGCACGGGTTTGTTGCTTTGTTTATCGATTGGTAAAACCGCTTGGGTGTCCTTGAGGTGTTGGGTGAGAATTTTTGAAAGTTCGCTGACTTTTTCCGGCATGGAGTTGGCGAGGTTGTTTTTTTCGCTGAGGTCTTGTTTGAGGTTGAACAGTTCGAATTGCTGGCTTGTGTGGCGGTAGATGAGTTTCCAGTTGCCGAGGCGCACCGAGCTGAATGGGGGGACGTCGTAAAAATTCGGGTAGTGCCAGAACAGTGGGCGAGAGGCGTTGATTGGTTTGCCACTGAGTAAGGGAACGAGTGAGATGCCATCGTTGGGTGGAATGGTTTCGGTGCCGGCGGCATCCAGAAGGGTCGGGAAAATATCATCGATGATGACGGGGGTATCATTGCGTTTCCCTTTGGGGGTTTTGCCGGGCCAGTAGGCAATCATGGGGACGCGGGTGCCACCTTCGTAGGCTCGCACTTTGTGACCTCGCAGCGGATGGTTTTGCGGGCATTGGCTCGGAGAGCCGTTATCGGACATAAAGATGATCAGGGTGTTGTCACGAATGCCAAGATCCTCGACGGTCTTACGCAGATCACCGAGTGATTGATCCATTCCGTAGAGCATGGAGGCGAGCACCGCCTTTTGTTTCGGCCAGCCTTTGTTGGAGAACTGATCCAGAAATCGGCGGTCGGCTTCCCATGGGGCGTGTACGGCGTAGTGGGCCATATGAAGGAAAAACGGCTTCTTTTCTTGAACGGATTGTTGGATGGCGGCAATGGATTCGCGGGTGATCGCTTCGGTAAGATTAATCTTTTGCCCGTGGTATTTTTCCAAGCCGGGGACGTCCCAGATTTTTCCACCGCCGCGCCAGGCGGCTGAGAAATTTTTATCGCCGTGGTAGGAGCCGGGGCCACCCATGTAGGATCCGGCAATATTCACCTCGAAGCCGAGATTTTTCGGATCGGCTCCCGGGGTGTCTTGGGCACCAAAGTGGGCTTTGCCTGCGTGGATCGTCCGGTAGCCATCCTGTTGCAGGACTTGGGCAAGGGTAACGGATTCAAATGAATGGGGGATGTTGTAGCCCAGTGGTTGTAGCCCGTTGAGGTTCCAATTGGCACGGCGGAAGTCTTTGTTGTTGCGTTCCGGTGAGCGGTCTTTTCTCAAGGTCCAGCAAGTGACCCGGTGGCGTGCCGGGTTGGCACCGGTGAGCAGGCTGACGCGGGAAGGTGAGCAGACGTTATGGGCGTAGGCATTGGTGAGCACCAGTCCATCGGCGGCCAGCTTTTCCATGTTGGGGGTCTTATAATCGCGATTGAGTGGGGTGGTTTCGGTGTGGAAGGGAACGGAAGTTTCCTGCCAGCCCATGTCATCGACGAGGAAGACGATGATATTCGGCTTGGCGGATGCGTGCAGCTTGGCCAATGCGAGGCAGAGAATGATGCCGAGTTTGATCGTGGTTCCCATGGTCTAGACAATACGTGTTCGATCGGCTTGTTTGTCCAAAAAAAACCGGATGATGCCGAGGCATCATCCGGTGAGAGAAGCAAGGAATCGAGGCTTGTTTACTTGCGGCGGCGCAGGATCAGCGCGAGACCACCGAGACCAAGCAGCGCGGCTGATGAGGGCTCTGGGACGGCGGTGTGGTTGATGACGAGGTTGTCCATACCGATTTGGCCTCCGTTGACTTGGTCAACGAGGGTAACGCGCACGAATAGTTCACTTCCAGAGTTGGCAAAGGTGCCTGATGCGGTGTTGACCCAGGTTTCTTGAGTTTGTGCGGCAACATCTACAGTCTCACTCCAAAGGGAGGTTGCAGCATCAGAGTTGCCGTCGAAAACTTCGACGTTGGCAGTGAAGGTGCCGCTACCGGCGGCAAGCATGCGGTTGAGGTCAAAGGAGACGTTGACGGTTCCCGCACTGAGTCCGTTGATGGTCTGGGAGAAAATAGACGTTGCATCGGCATTGGTGGTAAGGAAGGTATTGCCGTCGGTCGGGGTTTGAAAGGGGACGTTGCTTCCATTACCAGTGTGGAATGGTGCTGTTCCTCCATTGGCGAGGGCTAGACCGTTGTTGCTTTCAAGTGTCCAGCCCGTGAGTCCGGCCGCCGCTGCCCGATCCCCCCATGCTGTGCCAGCCTGAGGCGTAATCGCAACGGTGGTGTTTTCGAATGAGCCATTGACAATGACGTTGGCGGCTGAAGCACTTCCGATGGACAGAAGGCTCCCGAGTAGGATGGATGGGTATTTCATCATAATGTTCTGGTTTATTGTGGGTATTGGTTGTTTTCCATTAGGTTTTTGATTTCTGGGGCCTCGAGCACCCCTTCAATCAGATAGAGTTCGTCGATTGCCCCCAGCATGACCGGCCCATTTTGTGGGGGCTGAAATCCGAGAGTGGTACCAATTCTAGCGGAGTAAGAAAGATGGCTGTCGGTGACGGTGTTGGGCGTGGTCAGTGGCCGGTTGTGGTCGCTTGCCCAGACAACGTTTTGTTTTTTACCATTCAGATAGAGTTCGACACGTGGGGTGTTGTTGTCATCCATGGAGTGCACGCAAGCGACGTGGTGCCACTTGCTGTTGGCGATGTTGATAGAGTCAGCATAGAAGCCGCCATTGTAGCCAACCACCACCGGTCTTCCCATGCGGTCGATGGCGAATTTCCATTTGGTGTAATGGCCTTGTTTTCCTGGTTGGTTGACTCCCCAGGCGATTAGACTGGATCCTCCATGGCGTAGTGCTTTGGCATCTAATTTAACCCAGCAGGCGACAGTGCGCACTTTATTGCCAGAAACCCCTGGCCATGAGGTGACCAGGCTATCGCTTGCGTGTTCGGTGAATCGGGCGGCCGAACCGAAGGGACCATCGCATTGCATGGTGGCGGCATCTTTGGAGACCGGCTTGGCATGTCCAAGATGACTTTGGGGATGATTTCCCAGAGAGGGAAAGCCGCTTGATTGCACCTGATCGAAACTCCAATGCATATAGGGCAGGGATTGGGGGAGTTCGTTCGCAAATTGATTGTTTGCGCTAGGAATGGGGCTGAGGCGGCCAATGGGGTCGATACGGCTCGCCTGGCCGGCCGTGAGCGTGGCGGATTCCTTGCGGACGCGCAGGGCGGTGACCTGAACCTTTCCCTTCAGCACGTGGACTTCATCGTGATCGTTTGTTTTTGCCAGCACGCCGAACTCGGTGCCGAGGTCGACGATGTTGAGGTCTCTGGTTTTCACTTGGAACCCTTCAGCCCCTTTGGGAACATGGAACCAGCCGGTGCCTTCGGCGAGGTAGAGTCGGTCATCGGCATGCAAGGTGAGGTCGGCAGGAGCGGTGATGATGGATTTGACTCCGGAGGCAAAGGTGAGTTCAAGGGCTCCCTGGCTGAGTTGGAGGCGTGAGCCGGGCTGCATTGTCTGGCCGTTGGGCTGATCTTCCGCTCCATCGTGGGTGATGGTGAAGAGGCTGCCCGGGGAGGTTTGGAAGGCGAGCGAGGGTGGCGTTTCCGGATCGACAAAAAACAGGCGCATGGTAATGAGCCCGATCACAAGGATCGCGGCGGCGGAAAGCAGGGCCACTTTCATTGTGCGGCGTTTCTGACGGGTTACCACTTGGTCGATGGAAATCACCGGCGTGAACTGAGCCTGTTCAGCAGCATCCAAAGCCACCATGTTCGCTAGATCGACATAGGCCAAATAGAGCTTCATCGCTTTCGGCTTCGACTTGATCTCAGTGGATATAAGATCGTAGTCGTCTTGGGAAACATTGCCATCGACCAAATCTTGGATTTTGGTTTCCAATTCATCTGGCTTCATTTCGAAGCTCCTTCCCAGGCAAGGCGTTTTTCAATACACAGCCTCAATTTTTTACGTATCCGATGTGTTGTTACACGTAACGACGCCGCGGTCAGGCCGAATTTCTTCAATCTGGAGTCCAGACTTTCTTGGTTATAGGAATAGGCGTGGATGAGATCCCGATCACGCGATTTCAGGAGTGCCATGCATTGCGCCAGGGCCTCCCTTTTTTGTGCAAACTTGTCAACTGAGTTATGTTGATGGGCCTGTGCCACGGCGTCCAAAAAGTCTTCATCGAGATTGATGCAAGAATCGTGTTTATGACTAGCCCAGTACTGGCGAACCTTGTTTCGAGCAATTCCGCTGGCCCATGGTTTAAAATCCATCTCCCAGTTATACTTCTTCCTTTTTTCCCAAAGGATCACATTGGTATCCTGCAAAATATCATCGACGTCCTGATTGCCCGGCAACATGGCGGCAATCAACCCTCTCAACACCGATTGGTGGGTTGTGATGAGCCTGATAAAGTCGCTTGTATTCCCAGAGGATGGTTTCATGACGTTTTGACGTCTAAAAATACGTCAATTCATCAAACTATTCATCACTAAGGCCGAAACGTTAACAACATTTTTCGAGTTTTTATGGAATGAGTCGGGGAAGGCTCGAACCCAGCACTTGCATTTATTCGAGGGCGACTCGGAAGAAGGCCCGTGGATCACTTGGGTTACCTACGAAGTAGCTTGGCCAATGCGAGGCAGAGAATGATGCCGAGTTCGATCGGCTTGTTTGTCCAAAAAAACCGGATGATACCGAGGCATCATCCGGTGAGAGAAGTAAAGGAAATGAGGCTTGTTTACTTGCGGCGGCGAAGAAGCAAGGTAACACCACCCAGCCCAAGAAGAGCTGCGGAGGATGGTTCTGGGACTGCTGTCACTACTGCGCTGTAGGTTGGATTACGTGTTTCGGTAACTGTCCCACTGGTTTTCAGCATAGCGGAGAGAGTAGTGTTATAGTTAGTTGCTACACGCCTTAGTGTGTGAGTTTGATTTTCAATACCAGTGATAGCGCTTGTCCCTTCTTGAAAAACAAAGTAACGGACGTCGCCACCAGAGCCAGCGTTTGCCTCGGGTGTAACCGTTATGCCTGTGAAAGTCCAAGTTAACAGATTGATGCCCGTGGCGGTAGCTTCGTTTTGTGTCTGATCTGACACACCCTGAAAACCGGAGAGAACACCACCTACGAAGCTCGTGTAAACCCCGAGATAAGCATTACTGTCAAGATCTCCGCTTTCCTCTAAGGTGAGGGAGTTAATGCTGTAAGTAGTTGTCGTAAGTAGATCAGGGCTCCAATCGGCAGTTAAGCCAGTGGTAGAATCAAAATCGATCGCTACTCCACCCGTTGAATCGTAGTTACCAGTGCCTGCACCCAGCTCCACCGATACTGTGGATACCGTGGCGGCGCTGGCGCTGCTCGCTGCTGCTATTCCTAATGCCAAAACGACCGATGTTATTTTTTTAAGTTTCATGCTAATGCTTAGTTTGTGGTTTTTCTTTTGCTTTTAATCGGAGTGCTCCCCGTGGTTTTCTTAACGTAAGAAAGTTGTTTGGTGTAGAATTGACGAGCTTGCTCAGCGGTCAAAGCGCCATCAAAAACATAAAGTTCATCAAGGTCGGCTTTTAGATATCGGCGTCTGTCAGCAATGCTTGAATGGCGGATCGTAACCCCCATCGATAAGGGAAGCGCATCAGCCGTGTAGGTAGTTGTATTGATAGGATCACCCGTTCTCGCCCAGAACCGTGACTCAACCTGTTGACCGTCAACAAAGATGCTAATAACAGGATCACCTTGCGCATCAGTTCTACCATAATCATTTAAGATCACATGATGCCAGCGTTCAGGAGTCAGCACTGGGAATGTATTGATTATAGTTGTACCCCATGAAATTGAAACTCGCCCCTTTTGATCGGATGAGTTCTGCCTAACCACCACCTCCCACTTGTAATTCTCCCTAGAGTTGTCGCCCCATCCTATAATTGCAGCGAATTCTTGTGGTTGTCCACCCTTGGGAAGCTTGATCCAAAAGGCAACGCTTCGAGGTTTCACACCACTAAAGCCAGGCCAATTCGTTGTGACATGTTGTCCGTTGCTATTTAATCGAAGAGCCTCTCCGCGCCTACCTTTACAGCTCTGAACGGCACCATGATATTTACTGATCACCTCGGAAGCAAGCGGATGATTCCCATCCACCTGAGGTCCATCCACTTCGATACCTTGTTTTTGATCAAAGCTCCAATGAAGGAATAGCAGTGATTGAGGTAGCGAGGTGAGAAATGCAGATGGTTTTGATTCGATCAGGGTCAGGCGCCCGACGGGGTCGATACGGCGCGCTTGCCCAGCGTCGAGAGTCAGCGTCTCTTTGCGCACCCTGAGGGCGGAAACTTCGACTTTTCCTTTCAGCACGTGGACTTCATCGTGATCGTTTGTTTTTGCCAGCACGCCGAACTCGGTGCCGAGGTCGACGATGTTGAGGTCTCTGGTTTTTACTTGGAACCCTTCAGCCCCTTTGGGCACATGGAACCAGGCAGTGCCTTCGCCGAGGTAGAGTTGATCTTCCGCATGCAGGGTGAGGTCGGCAGGAGCGGTGATGATGGATTTGACTCCGGAGGCAAAGGAAAGCTCGATGGCTCCCTGGCTGAGTTGGAGGCGTGAGCCGGGATGCATCGTCTGGCCGTTGGGCTGATCTTCCGCGCCATCGTGGGTGATGGTGAAGAGCGTGCCCGGGGAGGTTTGGAACGCGAGTGAGGGTGGCGTTTCAGAATCGACAAAAAACAGGCGCAAGAGGACTGCGGAGAGCACCAGAATGGCAGCGGCTGAGATCAGGGCGATTTTGATTTGCCTGCGCTGTTGTTTTTTGAGGATTTGATTGATGGGGATAACGTTTGACGATGTAAGAGTGTTGGTACCGGCAGCATGTTGCTCGAGCGTGTTTTGGACCTGGATGTATTGTTTGTAGGTGTTTCGGGCCTCTGCATTGTCCTTCAGTTCCTGCTGAAGCTTGGCAAAATCCTGCTCGGAAATGACTCCTTCGAGGAGGTCATTGATGGATTCTTCCAGTTGGTTGCGATGCATGATGGTTCAGGGCGGAAATTAGAGGGTGTCGAGCTTGAGCTTGCGCACCATGCAGCGGCGCAAGGAGGTGCGGAGACGATGTAAGGTGACCCGTAAGGCGCCGGCGGATTCGTTGTGTGCCTGGGCGTATTCCTGCAGATTGCCGCCCTGGTAATAGCGGTGCCTGAGCAGTTGGGCGTCTTTTGGCCGGACTTTACTCAGACAGGCCTCAAGGGCTTCCTGCATGGCTTCGGTGTGTTTGGAATCCTGATCGGTTTCTTCGACGAGTTGGTTGCAGAGCTCTTCATCGAAGACCAAGTGCCGATCTTTTTTGAGTTTGCGCAGGTGCTCGAGGATTTTGAACCGGGCGATGGAAAACGCCCAGGCGCGGAAGTTGCTTCCGGGTTCGAAGTCCTTCATTTTTTGCCATAAAACCAGATTGATTTCCTGCAGGACGTCGCTGACTCCCGGCTGGCCGGGCATCATGGACAGGATCATGACGCGTAGGGCCGACTGATGGGAGGTCAGTAGCTGGACAAAGTCTTGGGTTTGTTTTGCGTCGAGGCTCATAGTGGCATGCACTTATAAAATGATGCCTTTTTGCCCGAACGTTAGCAAAAAACATTAAAAACTTCAGAATGCTCGCATTGCGGACAAAAAAAACCGGCTGACGCAGGAGCGCCAACCGGTGGATGAATGGTGGTGTTTATTCGCTCGAAACTGGGATTCCACCATGTTGCGGGCCATGGTAAAGATCCGGGCATGGAAATTGCTGCTTTTTTCGAAGTCGTGCATTTTTTCCCTGATGACGACGTTGGTATTTTGCAGGACGCCTTCGGCACCGTCGGATCCCGGTATCAGCGAGACGATACAAGCACGTAGAGCTGATTGATGCTCCAACAGCCGCTTAATGAACGTGTTAATTTCAGGTGGGTGGAGGTCAGGCCTAGTAAGGAATGAATCCTCAATCGTTTTCTCAACAAAAAGATGAGAAAAAAGTGAACTTACTTCCTGCGGCGCAGGATTAAGGAGAAAACACCCAGACCGAGAAGAGCTGACGGTCATCTGATCTGAAGGTTTCCCCAGGCAAGCGTGGTTGGGGCTGTCTTGGAAGAGAGCAGTAATATTCGAGCGCTACTGAGAAGATTAATGCAATCGGAAAAACCCCCGGTCTTCTCCTTCCATGTTCATTTTGTAATGATAGATATCTCCGAGTGTCGTGGTATGAGCTGGCAAAGTTACCATGGCTTCCCAAGAATCGGGTGTTAAATCAACTGATTTCTGAATGATGTAGGAACGGTTGGGTCTCGGTTTAAAGTCTAGTATATAATGATTATTGGACAAGTGGGTCACTCCTAAGCGTTCATTTTTTGGTACACCAGCGAGAGTGATACCGTCGATTAATGTTTGATTCGAGGTATTGGATGAGCCATTAGAATCTGCATCAAGCGTTGAAAAAACCAACCAGACATCGTTATTTTCCAGGTCGGTAAATTTGACGTCTGATAGATCAAAATTCACGTAGACTCCCTTGAGATACACACTGTCAGCTGCATCCACCGTATCACCTACGTTGGTGACTAGCTCCCCATTTGTATCGGCATCAACAACGATGCTCTTTATGATTTTTGCAGAGTCCCATGAATCACGGCTCCCCGCAATCAAACTTACTTTGACATCATAAATATCATCCCTTGAATTGGCTCGACGCGCCGAAAGGAGAAACGTCATGTCGATGACGTTATTTGCGGAAACCACTTTTTGAAGAGTATTAACCGAGCCTAAATTTCTACCCACTTCGGCTATCGTGTGCGTGCCAATTTTCAGGTTTTGCCATTGCTTGCCGGAGGGTGTGTCAGGCACGTTGCTTCTCGTTTCGTCGATGAGAGAAAGCTCGTCGCGCTTACTACCTAAGCCTCCGGTAAAGAACCCATTGATGTTGACGGAATCGGAATACCCTGTCCAACCAGGGGAGACGCCTCCCACCTCGGTCTCACTGTCATGTCCAGAGTATCGATAGATTTCATCTTCAAAACTATCATTTGCCAAATAAAGTCGGGACGGCGCAGTTCTCCCTCGTTTTTTGTAATTCTCCAGAGATTCTAACATTTTGTTTCTAGTAGCCGCTTCTGAATGGTAGAGGTTGGTCGTCTGTCGGAGATCGGTATTGAGATTATACAAAGAGCCTGAAAAGTCGTTGTCGGTATTAGGCACACCTATGAGATCTCGAAATGCCGATGTCTCTGATGGCGAAGCGTAGTTTGCTTGTTTAATCAGCACCCATGAGTCTTGGCGGATGGCAAGGTTGGTAGTAGCTCCCGCGTGTATCAGCAAATCACGAGGTGTTGTCGCCATTGGATTCGTTGTGAGAAAAGCATCGAGACTGCTGACACTGTCTTCTCCAGCGTTGTCTGGTAAATCTACATCAAGGATATCTGCAAATGTAGCTAGTAAGTCAGTTTGGCTGATGACCTGAGAGGAAACCGAATTTGCCATCACCTTGTTGGGCCACTTAACGATAAAAGGAACACGCGTGCCCGCCTCGTGGAGGGAACGCTTACCACCCCGGAGAGGTCCCATGCTGAAGTGACCTTGATTTACAGCCCGACTATAAGCGTTTGCTTTTGAAGTCGCTACTTCGGCTCCATTATCAGAAGTGAAAATAACAAGTGTATTATCGGACAGATTATTGTCATCTAATGCCTGAAGTAATTGACCGATGGTATCGTCCAGATTTTGAATGAAATCTCCATAAAGATCCACCCCACTGGAACCTTGGAAAGCGGCGGTGGGTGTAATGGGGGTGTGGGGTGCTCCCGTTGCAAAGTAGAGAAAAAACGGTTTGCCTTTTTCTTGTCCATATTTCGGATCAACAGAACCATTCCCTGAAATTTGATTCCCCTTGGAATTCAGATAGTTCACCGCAGCCTCTAGTTCAATACCCAGACGCAAACGATATTCGTCATCATCGCCCGTGCTCATGATACCGTTAATCCCCGGCGGTGAATCGGAAACCCCATTCTCAACCCATTGATGACCCGTGCCTATCCAAACGGCATTACGGGCAT contains the following coding sequences:
- a CDS encoding PEP-CTERM sorting domain-containing protein (PEP-CTERM proteins occur, often in large numbers, in the proteomes of bacteria that also encode an exosortase, a predicted intramembrane cysteine proteinase. The presence of a PEP-CTERM domain at a protein's C-terminus predicts cleavage within the sorting domain, followed by covalent anchoring to some some component of the (usually Gram-negative) cell surface. Many PEP-CTERM proteins exhibit an unusual sequence composition that includes large numbers of potential glycosylation sites. Expression of one such protein has been shown restore the ability of a bacterium to form floc, a type of biofilm.), translating into MKLKKITSVVLALGIAAASSASAATVSTVSVELGAGTGNYDSTGGVAIDFDSTTGLTADWSPDLLTTTTYSINSLTLEESGDLDSNAYLGVYTSFVGGVLSGFQGVSDQTQNEATATGINLLTWTFTGITVTPEANAGSGGDVRYFVFQEGTSAITGIENQTHTLRRVATNYNTTLSAMLKTSGTVTETRNPTYSAVVTAVPEPSSAALLGLGGVTLLLRRRK
- a CDS encoding LamG-like jellyroll fold domain-containing protein, with protein sequence MHRNQLEESINDLLEGVISEQDFAKLQQELKDNAEARNTYKQYIQVQNTLEQHAAGTNTLTSSNVIPINQILKKQQRRQIKIALISAAAILVLSAVLLRLFFVDSETPPSLAFQTSPGTLFTITHDGAEDQPNGQTMHPGSRLQLSQGAIELSFASGVKSIITAPADLTLHAEDQLYLGEGTAWFHVPKGAEGFQVKTRDLNIVDLGTEFGVLAKTNDHDEVHVLKGKVEVSALRVRKETLTLDAGQARRIDPVGRLTLIESKPSAFLTSLPQSLLFLHWSFDQKQGIEVDGPQVDGNHPLASEVISKYHGAVQSCKGRRGEALRLNSNGQHVTTNWPGFSGVKPRSVAFWIKLPKGGQPQEFAAIIGWGDNSRENYKWEVVVRQNSSDQKGRVSISWGTTIINTFPVLTPERWHHVILNDYGRTDAQGDPVISIFVDGQQVESRFWARTGDPINTTTYTADALPLSMGVTIRHSSIADRRRYLKADLDELYVFDGALTAEQARQFYTKQLSYVKKTTGSTPIKSKRKTTN
- a CDS encoding sigma-70 family RNA polymerase sigma factor; this encodes MSLDAKQTQDFVQLLTSHQSALRVMILSMMPGQPGVSDVLQEINLVLWQKMKDFEPGSNFRAWAFSIARFKILEHLRKLKKDRHLVFDEELCNQLVEETDQDSKHTEAMQEALEACLSKVRPKDAQLLRHRYYQGGNLQEYAQAHNESAGALRVTLHRLRTSLRRCMVRKLKLDTL
- a CDS encoding sulfatase family protein → MHAQESSLPNILLINVDDMGYGDPQCINPNSKLSTPHIDSLATQGRIFSQAYTCAAICGPSRYGLLTGRHAWRSGLTSGNGATLGQSTIDSQRMTLGSLLLKHGYDTAMVGKWGVRFDFRSATTSAFNPTLPSSVPSLSQIDFSKPIYGPKRHGFEYARNAVWIGTGHQWVENGVSDSPPGINGIMSTGDDDEYRLRLGIELEAAVNYLNSKGNQISGNGSVDPKYGQEKGKPFFLYFATGAPHTPITPTAAFQGSSGVDLYGDFIQNLDDTIGQLLQALDDNNLSDNTLVIFTSDNGAEVATSKANAYSRAVNQGHFSMGPLRGGKRSLHEAGTRVPFIVKWPNKVMANSVSSQVISQTDLLATFADILDVDLPDNAGEDSVSSLDAFLTTNPMATTPRDLLIHAGATTNLAIRQDSWVLIKQANYASPSETSAFRDLIGVPNTDNDFSGSLYNLNTDLRQTTNLYHSEAATRNKMLESLENYKKRGRTAPSRLYLANDSFEDEIYRYSGHDSETEVGGVSPGWTGYSDSVNINGFFTGGLGSKRDELSLIDETRSNVPDTPSGKQWQNLKIGTHTIAEVGRNLGSVNTLQKVVSANNVIDMTFLLSARRANSRDDIYDVKVSLIAGSRDSWDSAKIIKSIVVDADTNGELVTNVGDTVDAADSVYLKGVYVNFDLSDVKFTDLENNDVWLVFSTLDADSNGSSNTSNQTLIDGITLAGVPKNERLGVTHLSNNHYILDFKPRPNRSYIIQKSVDLTPDSWEAMVTLPAHTTTLGDIYHYKMNMEGEDRGFFRLH